One genomic window of Desulfuromonas sp. AOP6 includes the following:
- a CDS encoding cytochrome c3 family protein: protein MRPRVFFGRFAVFLIFFFLLCGEWSVAVAQDCLTSDCHAGMRVQDSRHAPVQAGECLSCHQAEGSPHPQKGRQTMALVETGANLCSQCHEEMGKKRNVHAPVQTGECASCHDPHGKGASLLNVDKGDVRPLCFGCHDQQGFDAEVMHGPAAVGACLECHNPHESNTAGLLERSLVQTCTRCHADMEEGLAKSPVVHTAVRESECTTCHNPHAAPVKKLLKQAQPELCLGCHPALGDKLAKSSTRHAPLYREESCGSCHSTHFSDHPALLPAPQQDVCLSCHGKDDNRRSRPLKNMARELDGKSMLHGPVAEGDCAACHDPHGSDYFRLLNDAYPAGFYAPFKADTYALCMNCHDSDMLRFPETSIYTGFRNGKNNLHYVHVADPWKGRSCRACHEPHASNLEKLVSEQGAVFGDWRIPTRFEKTETGGGCTPGCHRSLSYDRDQPVDYQMP, encoded by the coding sequence ATGCGTCCTCGCGTTTTCTTTGGCCGTTTTGCCGTTTTTCTGATTTTTTTCTTTCTCCTTTGTGGCGAATGGTCTGTGGCCGTGGCCCAGGACTGTCTCACGTCCGATTGCCACGCCGGCATGCGGGTCCAGGATTCTCGCCATGCCCCGGTGCAGGCGGGGGAGTGTCTCTCCTGCCACCAAGCCGAGGGTTCTCCTCATCCACAGAAGGGGCGCCAGACAATGGCTCTTGTGGAGACTGGGGCGAATCTGTGCAGTCAGTGTCACGAAGAAATGGGAAAAAAACGCAATGTCCATGCGCCGGTCCAGACTGGGGAGTGCGCCTCCTGCCATGACCCCCACGGTAAGGGAGCCTCGCTGCTCAACGTTGATAAAGGCGATGTGAGGCCATTGTGTTTTGGTTGCCACGATCAGCAGGGTTTTGACGCTGAGGTCATGCATGGCCCCGCTGCCGTAGGGGCCTGCCTCGAATGCCACAACCCGCATGAATCGAACACCGCTGGTCTCCTTGAGCGCTCGCTGGTGCAAACCTGTACCCGTTGTCATGCTGACATGGAAGAAGGGCTCGCGAAGTCTCCCGTCGTGCATACCGCCGTGCGCGAGTCCGAATGTACCACCTGCCACAACCCTCATGCCGCTCCCGTCAAAAAATTGCTGAAACAGGCGCAACCCGAACTCTGCCTCGGTTGCCATCCGGCCCTTGGGGACAAGTTGGCCAAATCATCCACCCGGCACGCTCCTCTTTATCGTGAGGAGAGTTGCGGTTCCTGCCATTCTACGCATTTTTCCGACCATCCGGCCCTGCTTCCTGCCCCGCAACAGGATGTCTGTCTTTCCTGCCACGGCAAGGATGATAATCGTCGCTCCCGGCCCCTTAAAAACATGGCACGTGAGCTCGACGGTAAATCGATGCTGCATGGTCCCGTGGCGGAAGGGGACTGTGCCGCCTGTCATGACCCACATGGCTCCGATTATTTCCGTCTGCTGAATGACGCCTATCCTGCCGGTTTCTATGCTCCCTTCAAGGCGGATACCTACGCCCTCTGCATGAACTGCCATGACAGCGACATGCTGCGATTCCCTGAGACCTCCATTTATACCGGTTTCCGCAACGGCAAGAACAATCTTCATTACGTTCATGTCGCCGATCCCTGGAAGGGACGCAGTTGCCGCGCCTGCCACGAGCCCCACGCGAGCAACCTGGAAAAACTGGTCAGCGAACAGGGGGCCGTTTTCGGCGACTGGCGCATTCCCACCCGTTTTGAGAAAACAGAGACGGGAGGGGGCTGTACGCCCGGCTGTCATCGCAGCCTCTCCTACGATCGTGACCAGCCTGTGGACTACCAGATGCCCTGA
- a CDS encoding 6-bladed beta-propeller: MDAILSSRRSLLGVALLVLILVSLGGCALRQEPEMLPEQQLVWPGPPLPPRIAYLGEIRSSLDVVERKGFWQKFRDTLFGREETGFRRPYGVSVGPDDEMWLTDPGAGRLYRLDLAAKSFAIVGAGQGLLSPIGITVDDTGRHYVTDSEKGAIYVLAPEEKMQPLFSFVLRRPTGIAFSPRNGWLYVSETEAHQVVAFDRAGIEQLRFGARGDAPGRFNYPTDLWIADGRLYVTDALNSRIQVFSLEGQLITSFGSPGDTAGSFAKPKGVATDSEGHIYICDALFDAVQIFDAEGRLLLAFGESGGGPGQFWMPAGIHIDGQDRVYVVDAYNRRVQIFQYLKEPVAENPERRLP, encoded by the coding sequence ATGGATGCAATTCTTTCCAGCAGACGGTCGCTCCTTGGGGTAGCCCTCCTGGTGCTGATTCTCGTGTCCCTTGGCGGCTGTGCGCTCCGCCAGGAGCCTGAGATGTTGCCGGAGCAACAACTGGTGTGGCCCGGGCCGCCGCTGCCGCCCAGGATTGCATACTTGGGAGAAATCCGCTCTTCCCTCGATGTCGTCGAGCGAAAGGGATTTTGGCAAAAGTTCAGGGATACCCTCTTCGGGCGCGAAGAAACAGGATTCCGCCGGCCTTACGGTGTATCTGTGGGGCCTGATGATGAAATGTGGTTGACCGATCCCGGGGCTGGACGGCTTTACCGCCTCGATCTGGCGGCAAAATCCTTTGCCATTGTCGGAGCAGGACAAGGGCTCCTTTCACCCATCGGGATCACCGTTGATGATACGGGTCGACACTATGTCACCGATTCGGAAAAAGGGGCCATTTACGTGCTGGCGCCAGAAGAAAAGATGCAGCCTCTCTTCTCCTTTGTCCTGCGCCGGCCGACCGGCATTGCCTTCAGCCCCCGTAATGGCTGGCTCTACGTCTCGGAAACCGAAGCTCATCAGGTGGTGGCTTTCGACCGTGCCGGCATCGAACAGCTGCGTTTTGGGGCGCGTGGCGATGCCCCGGGCCGTTTCAATTATCCGACGGATCTGTGGATTGCCGATGGTCGTCTCTATGTTACCGATGCCCTCAATAGCCGCATTCAGGTCTTTTCGCTGGAAGGGCAGCTCATCACCTCCTTTGGTAGTCCGGGTGATACGGCCGGCAGCTTTGCCAAACCCAAGGGCGTGGCCACGGACAGCGAAGGCCATATTTATATCTGTGATGCCCTCTTTGACGCCGTGCAGATATTTGACGCCGAAGGTCGGCTCCTGCTCGCCTTTGGCGAGAGCGGTGGCGGGCCGGGGCAGTTCTGGATGCCGGCGGGAATCCACATTGACGGACAGGACCGGGTTTACGTGGTCGATGCCTACAACCGCAGGGTTCAGATTTTTCAGTACCTGAAAGAGCCAGTTGCCGAGAATCCGGAAAGGAGGTTGCCGTGA
- a CDS encoding cytochrome c3 family protein yields the protein MILLMGLGLLYGCDPGTRHRVLSTVFDGVPAPPNPDDICADYGDTKKSTALQGEGEGPAVTGSNHKPYTEKRCSDCHAQSKTENGGLIHPRQELCLVCHDTIISGTFVHGPVAVGDCLACHLPHSSSNLFLLRQQPEKICQSCHREERLAATMHQKVSDRSMACGDCHDPHSGQARYFLR from the coding sequence GTGATCCTTCTTATGGGCCTCGGTCTGCTTTATGGCTGCGATCCGGGTACGCGGCACCGGGTTCTTTCGACCGTCTTTGATGGCGTTCCCGCTCCTCCCAATCCAGACGACATCTGTGCCGATTATGGCGACACCAAAAAATCCACCGCCCTTCAGGGGGAGGGGGAAGGCCCGGCCGTCACAGGGTCGAACCACAAACCTTATACGGAAAAGCGCTGCAGCGATTGCCATGCTCAGAGCAAAACCGAGAACGGCGGCCTGATTCATCCCCGGCAGGAACTCTGCCTCGTCTGCCACGACACGATTATCAGCGGCACCTTTGTTCATGGCCCGGTGGCTGTCGGAGATTGTCTTGCCTGCCATCTGCCCCACAGTTCATCCAATCTCTTTCTCCTGAGGCAGCAGCCTGAAAAGATCTGTCAAAGCTGCCACCGAGAGGAGCGACTGGCGGCTACCATGCATCAAAAAGTATCAGACAGGTCGATGGCCTGTGGTGACTGTCATGATCCCCATTCAGGGCAGGCCCGTTATTTCCTCCGCTGA
- a CDS encoding cytochrome c3 family protein encodes MSKMKKLLIALCAVALSAAVSYAATNPYTAGSGIVNSPHDMTLLDDVPDAQGRVCAYCHTPHHAEDASLSDYMPLWTKPLTQEVFMPYTSATLDAVVSLDVVDGPSRLCMSCHDGVVAYDSYYGKIGNDVLVGDFYNDYAVGTGGILMNDHPIGFNYLDVATADNEINDASTPFMGSTKGVTIADVLWEGTTFTCASCHDVHNSANTVMDAYFLYAPQADSQICRSCHAK; translated from the coding sequence ATGAGCAAGATGAAGAAGTTGCTTATCGCCTTGTGCGCCGTCGCACTCTCTGCCGCTGTTTCGTATGCTGCCACCAATCCTTATACCGCTGGCAGCGGTATCGTTAATTCACCCCATGACATGACGCTGCTTGACGATGTCCCTGATGCCCAGGGCCGTGTGTGCGCCTACTGTCATACTCCTCACCACGCGGAAGACGCCAGCCTTTCCGATTACATGCCTCTGTGGACCAAGCCGCTGACCCAGGAAGTCTTTATGCCTTATACCAGCGCGACCTTGGATGCGGTGGTCAGCCTTGATGTGGTGGATGGCCCCTCCCGTCTGTGCATGAGCTGTCATGACGGCGTCGTCGCTTATGACTCCTATTATGGCAAGATCGGGAATGACGTCCTCGTCGGCGATTTCTACAATGACTATGCCGTCGGTACGGGCGGTATCCTCATGAACGACCATCCTATCGGCTTCAACTACCTGGATGTCGCTACGGCGGATAACGAGATCAACGATGCCTCTACGCCGTTCATGGGCAGCACCAAGGGCGTGACCATCGCCGATGTCCTTTGGGAAGGCACCACCTTCACCTGCGCCAGCTGCCACGATGTTCACAACAGCGCCAATACGGTTATGGACGCCTACTTCCTCTACGCACCTCAGGCCGATTCACAGATCTGCCGCAGCTGTCACGCCAAGTAA